One part of the bacterium genome encodes these proteins:
- a CDS encoding NIPSNAP family protein, translating into MIYEMRIYTLGVGQANEYFEQFGKSFEQRQKMSRLIGLFRAEIGDLNRVMHIWEYENAGERARIRAESMTKDFWPPSTGHLVQRQVTKLMTTPPFLPEPRLGEMGNFYEVRTYTTQFGKMKNVLEKWTNSLPDREKLSKAAAVFITESGELNQFIHIWPYRDLNHRWETRAESEKLPNWPPGSRPFLMAQNTEIWVPAPYSLMR; encoded by the coding sequence ATGATTTATGAAATGCGCATCTACACGCTCGGCGTCGGGCAGGCAAACGAGTATTTCGAGCAGTTCGGCAAGTCGTTCGAGCAGCGGCAGAAGATGTCCCGCCTCATCGGGCTGTTTCGCGCCGAAATCGGCGATCTGAACCGTGTCATGCACATCTGGGAATATGAGAACGCGGGTGAGCGGGCGCGGATTCGGGCCGAGTCCATGACCAAGGATTTCTGGCCGCCCAGCACCGGCCATCTGGTCCAGCGGCAGGTCACCAAACTCATGACGACCCCCCCATTTCTTCCCGAGCCCCGGCTCGGCGAAATGGGCAATTTCTACGAGGTGCGCACCTACACCACCCAGTTCGGCAAGATGAAGAATGTGCTCGAAAAGTGGACAAATAGCTTGCCCGATCGGGAAAAGCTCTCGAAGGCGGCGGCGGTTTTCATCACCGAGTCGGGGGAGCTGAACCAGTTCATCCACATCTGGCCCTACCGGGACCTGAACCACCGCTGGGAGACGCGCGCCGAATCCGAGAAGTTGCCGAACTGGCCGCCGGGCTCGCGCCCCTTCCTGATGGCCCAGAACACAGAGATCTGGGTCCCGGCGCCCTATTCGCTGATGCGCTAG
- the efp gene encoding elongation factor P codes for MPSTSEFRNGFKMELDGEPYAIVEFQHVKPGKGGAFVRTKLKNLKTGRVIERTFRSGESVAAPDLNQQEMQYLYRDGEQFWFMDTTTFEQTSLPVGALGDVVKWLKEETIAEVLFFNGEAISVEIPTFVELTIARTEPGVRGDTATGSTKQAELETGVTVNVPLFLNEGDVLKIDTRSGEYIERVRSA; via the coding sequence ATGCCTTCGACGAGTGAGTTTCGCAACGGGTTCAAGATGGAGCTCGACGGAGAGCCTTACGCCATCGTCGAGTTCCAGCATGTGAAACCGGGCAAGGGTGGCGCGTTCGTCCGCACCAAGCTCAAGAACCTCAAAACGGGACGCGTGATCGAACGCACGTTCCGTTCGGGCGAGTCCGTGGCTGCGCCCGACCTGAACCAGCAGGAGATGCAGTATCTCTACCGCGACGGCGAGCAGTTCTGGTTCATGGACACGACCACCTTCGAGCAGACCTCCCTGCCGGTCGGGGCGCTCGGCGATGTGGTGAAGTGGTTGAAGGAAGAGACGATCGCCGAGGTGCTCTTTTTCAACGGCGAGGCCATCTCGGTCGAGATCCCCACTTTCGTCGAGCTGACCATCGCCAGGACCGAGCCGGGGGTGCGCGGCGACACCGCTACGGGTTCCACGAAGCAGGCCGAGCTGGAAACGGGCGTGACGGTCAACGTCCCGCTTTTTCTGAACGAGGGAGACGTGCTGAAGATCGACACCCGGTCCGGGGAGTACATCGAGCGGGTCCGGTCGGCCTAG